DNA from Deinococcus yavapaiensis KR-236:
CGAGTGAAGCGCGCCTCACGGCAGCGCTCGACGCGCTTCCCGTCGGCGTGGTCTTCTCCGACGCTTCCGGCCACCTCATGCACGACAACGCCGCGCATCGCGCGTTGTGGGGAGGCGCTCCTGAAACGACGAGTTGGAAGCAGTACGGAGAATGGATCGGCTGGTGGCCGAAATCCGGAGCGCGCATCCAAGCGGACGAGTGGGCGATGGCCCGCGCGTTGCTGCACGGTGAGACCGTGCGAGGCGAACTCGTCGAGTACCAACTGTTCGGCACGAACGAACGACGGTTCTTCCTCAACAACGCCGCGCCCGTGCTCGACAGCGAAGGGCGCGTGATCGGCGCGGTGATCGCCGAGCAGGACGTGACCGAGCAGATCACCGCCGAACGGCTGCTTCGGGAGAACGCCGAGCGCGTGCAACTCGCGCTGTCGGCCGGGGCGATCCTCGGCACGTGGTTCTGGGATTTGCGCGCCAACCAGGTGACCGTCGACGAAGGGTTCGCGGTGAACTTCGGCCTCGACCCGGCGCTCGGACGCGAAGGGCTCAGCGCGGAGCGGATTCTCGAGACGGTGCATCCCGATGATCTTTCGGGCGTCGTCGCCGCCATCACCGAGGGCATCGCGCGCGGCGGACCGTACGCGTACCAATACCGCGTGCGGCGACTCGACGGACGTTACTACTGGATCGAAGCGAACGGCCGCGTCGATCACGCCGAGGACGGCACGCCGCTGTCCTTTCCCGGTGTCCTGCTCGACGTGCAGGAACGCCGCTCGATGCTCGCCGCGTTGAGCGAACGCGAAGAACGCTTGCGCCTCGCGACGCAAGCGGCGTCGATCGGCACGTGGGATTACGATCTCGTGGCGGGAACGCTGCAGTGGGACGCGCGCACGAAAGAACTCTTCGGCTTGGCACCTCAAGCGGACGTGGCGTACGAAGCGACCTTCCTGGCGAACTTGCATCCCGACGATCGCGACCGAGTCGAAGCGGCCGTCGCGGCGGCGCTCGATCCCGGCGGAGCGGGTGAATTGAACGTCGAGTACCGCGCCATCGACCACGAAGACGGCGCGGAATGCTGGATGGCGGCGCGCGGCCGCGCCTTCGTCGACGGCGGGCGCGTCGTGCGCTTCATCGGCACGGTCATCGACATCACCGAACGCAAGTACCTCGAAGTGGAACTCGCGCGGCAAAACGCCTTTCAACGAAGCTTGCTCGACAGCAACGCCGACTGCATCAAGGTCCTCGACATGGACGCGCACCTCGTGTGGATGAATGAAGGCGGCCTCGACGTCATGGAAGTCGAGGACTTCCAGATGTGCAAGAACGCCTTGTGGCCGACCTTCTGGAGCGGCGAGGCCCGCGAGCACGTCGAGCAGGCGTTGCGCGAAGCCCGTGAAGGGCACGTCGCGTCCTTCACGGGCTTTTGCCCCACCATGAAAGGCACTCCGAGGTGGTGGCACGTCACCGTCAGCCCGATTCGTGACGAAGGAGGCAACGTGACGCGCTTGCTGGGCGTGTCACGTGACATCACCGAACTGCACGCCAAAGAGCAGGCGCTTCGCGACCTCACCGCCACGCTCGAAGCGCGCGTGGCGGAACGCACGGCGGAACTCTCGACGGCCAACGAAGCCTTGTCGCGCAGCAACGAGGAACTCGAACGCTTCGCGTACATCACCAGCCACGACCTTCAAGAGCCCATCCGAACCGTGTCGAGCTTCGCGGGCCTGCTGGAGAAACGCTACGCCGAGAGCCTCGACGAGCGAGGCCTGCTGTACCTTTCGACGCTCGTGAAAGGCGCGGAGCGCATGAAAGCGCTCGTGGACGACTTGTTGACGTTCTCGCGCGTTCACGGCGACGCCGCGCCCCTCAAGGCCGTGGACTTGCACCAACCCCTGACCGAAGCGCGCGCGCGGCTAGCGAGACGCTTGGCGGACACGCGCGCGCAACTCCTCGTGGGCGAACTCCCGATGGTGCTCGGCGACGGACCGCAACTCGCGCAACTCTTCCAGAACTTGGTGTCGAACGCCGTGAAGTTCCAAGCGCTGGGCACCACGCCCATCGTGCGCATCACGGCCGAGCGGGAAGGAAACGCGTGGCACGTGCGCGTGGCCGACAACGGCATCGGCATCGAGCAAGCGTACTTGGAGCGGGTGTTCGAGTTGTTCAAGCGCCTTCACTCGCACGACAAGTTCGAAGGTACGGGCTTGGGTCTCGGCATCTGCCAGAAGATCGTCGAGCGGCACGGCGGGCGCATCTGGGCGGAATCGACGGTGGGGCAGGGCAGTACGTTTCACTTCACGCTGCGCGCCGTCGATGCTTGAGGGCGCGCGACACGACGATGAGGGTCGGTCCTCCTGGTCGGCGTGTGAATCCTCGCTTGACGTCGGTGCAAGCCGCGTTCGCGAAGCCTGCTTTCAGCGCCCGGACTTCGAGAAGTGCTGGTAATCCTTGGGCGACGTCCACGATCCGCCCCAACTCCACCCGATCGCCGTGAACGCGGCGACGACACGGTCATTCGCGTGAATCATGCCAGGACGAACTCGAGCGCGGTTCTCGAACGCCGTCGCCGACGGTGGCAGCACGGTCCGCCCGCGCACGTAGGGATTTTGCACGGGGTTGATGTCGATGGCCCGTCCGTACGAGTGCTCCGACCACACGCCCGGGCGTCCCGTCACCGCGCGGCAGTTGAAGGCCGAGGTGTTGTTCGCCTCCATCGACTTGTCGTCGTTCCCGTCGTACACGTCCACGAGCTTCATCTCCTCGATGGGAAACCGCTGCTCGTACAAGGCCCGCATGACGGCCATCACATCCGAGGCGACCTCTTCGTGGACGACCAGTTCGCCTCGGTGCGGTTTCGTGTCGAAGCCCCAATAGCTCAGTTGCAGCAACCGCAGCCGTTCCAACGAGACGGGACAGCCCACATGCCACGAGGAAGTCATTCGGGCGCGCGTCGCCGCGTCGATCTTCGAGATGGTGCCGTCGAAGGCGACAAGGGACGCCTCCTGCGCCGCTCCTTGGCCGAGCGGCATCGAGGTGAACGTGAGCGACAGCAGGACGACGCGGCGGGCGAAGCGTCGGGTGGCATGAATCATGGCAAGCTCCTGACGAGGAGAGGCGCGACCGACCGCGTCGCTTCGTAGCGCGACGTCGACGGGACATGACAGACGAGGGCAAAGGGGCGCGTCGGCGCCGTCATGCCTTCCCGGATTTCTTGAAGTCGAAGCGCGAACTCAGGCGGAACGCGCGCTGTCGATGCTTCGTGGAACGCCGTGCGTTCGACGGCGAGACGTCTTCAATCGATGGGCGTCACGGACGGCCGTCGATCCTCGGGACGTGACGTGAAGAGCGCGTTCGAGAATTCCACTGCCGAAGGAGGCGGACGCGTCGAGCGTGCAGCACGGTGTTCCTTGAACGCCGAAGCGGACGCGGCGGGCGGCAAGGGTGGGATGAGCATGCCTTCCTCCTGCCTGCAACGTACGAACGCAGCGCAACAAGCGCGTAATCGCGAGGTCCGGCCGACGTCGGACGTGAATTGCGGTGCGATTGCGCAGCCCACGTACCGTGAAGGCAGATCGACCGGCCTTCCGCTTCTCTCCCTCGAATCGAGGTTCCTCATGTTCGACGCCACGCACGTTCAAGAACAAGCCCAACGCAAGCTCGACGTCCTGCGCCACGAGGCTCGCGTGGCACGCGCGTTGCCGCGCCGCGAACCTCGCGGCGTTCTTCGCACCTTGCGTGCCTGGTCGGGCCGCGACAAGGTGACCCATATCCTCGACTTTGTCGCCGCGCTCGATTTGCCTTCCATGCGCTTCTATTGATGACCCGCGCAGTCGGGACCAGGTAGACCGACCCGAGGGACTTCAGGGCGGACCCGCCCTGAAGTCCCTCGTCGCGAGCCGAAAAGCCGCCCTCACGTTCCGCTTCCACGATCTTCGAGCGAGCCAAGAGAAGGCATGTTCGGCCTTCGGGGAGAAGGGCGTTTCAGGTGAGCGCGGCAAACGGCGCGCGATGCGCGGACCGGCCGATCATCCGCGGTATTCGTACGCGCGTCGAAAGCTCGACGCGACCTCGTTCGGCAGGAACTTCGCGTGCTGCTCGACCGCCTCGGCGATCCAAGCCGCGACCGTTCGCGCCTCCTCGGTTCGGTTCGACTCGCCGAGCAGCCGCGCGTGCTCGCCCGCGAGACGCAAGCCGAGCAGAGGCCGCCGCAACGCCTCGGCGTGCTCCCGAGCTCGGGAGTACAAGCGTTCGGCTCGCTCGGCGTGACCGAGGTGCCGTTCGAGCGTCGCGGTCGTCCACGCCTGCCACAACGGCGCGTCCGCGCTTTCCGAGGCGTACTCGAAGTACCCGACGACTTCTCGGGCGCGCGTGACGTCACCCGAGCGCGCGAGCGCGGCGACTTCGCTCGCGACGCCGCTGAACGCCAAGGGCACCACGCCGCCGCCTCGGCGTGCCGCCGCGAGCTTGGCGAAGGTGGCCGCTTCGTCGAGGCGGCCTTCTCTCCACGCGAGGTCGCTCAGTCCGGACGGCGCGTAATCCGAGAAGTACGGCAGCGCGACGCGCGTGTGCGTCGCTTCGACTTCCAAGTACGCCGCGCGCGCCTCGCCGAACTGCCCGAGGGCGTGCCGAGCAATGGCGAGGTCGAGCAGGCACAGGGCTCGGAAGGCCTCGTCGTCCCGTTCTTCGAGGAGCGCCTCGAAGCGCGCGAGGACCGCGTGCAAGTCCGCCGTTCGTCCGAGGGCGGTGAGGCCCGTCAGCATCGGTCTCATGGCCGACACCTCGAATTGCGGAGAGTGCAGTTCCCGAGACGTGAGGACCGAGGCGTTCGCGACGCGAACGCATCCCTCGAGGTCGTCGGCGTACCACAGTCCGTACGCGGCCGTGACGGCACTTCGCTGCGCCGCGAGGCGGTTGTGAGCTCGCTCGAGTTGCTCGGCCGCGTCGAGCGCGGCGCGTGACGCGACCGTCCAGTCACGTGTGTACCCGAGGGCGGTGGAGAGATTCGCGAGGCACATGCCGATCAGGTACTCGTTGTCGGTGCGGCGCGCTTCCTCCAAAGCGACGCGCGCGTGGCGCAACTGCGCTTCGCCGTCGCCGTGACGAACCGCGACGTAGAAGCGGGCGCTTTCGAGCCAAGCGCGCGTCTCACCGCTCGTCACGAGCGCCGCCGCTTCCTCGAGGCATCGCGCGGCTTGCTCTTCTTCTCCGGGCGTCCAGACGTGGATCACGGTGAGTTCGGTCAAGGCGCGGACGGTGAGGCGCTCGTCGCGCCTCTCTCGGCCTTCGGCGTGCATTCGAACGAGCGCCGCGCGCCGATTGGGATGCCGATCTTCCGTGTCGTCGTACGCGACGTTGAGCGCGTCGAACAGCTCGAACACCTCGTCGCCCGTGAGGGCCGCGCGGTCGAAGCCACGCGGCGAGCTCTGCAGGACGTCGAGCGCTCGCTCGAAGTGAGCGATGGCCTCGGTGTTGGCGGCGAGCTTCGCGGCGGCGCGTCCTGCCGCGAGGTCGAAGCGAACGGCGTCCGTCCAAGCGTGCGCTTCGCGCGCGTGCCACGCGAGCATGGCGCTCGCTTCGCCCGTCGAGCGCAACACCTCGAGCGCGCGGCGGTGCAGCGCACGCCGCCGCGCGTCCGTCACGTCCTGAGCGGCGACTTCGCGAAGTTGATCGTGGGTGAACACCACGACGTCGCCGTGCTCGACGAGGACGCCCCGGGCGCTCGTTTCGTCGAGCGCGTCGAGGGCGTCGTCCTCTTCGAATCCGCAAACGGCGCGCAGCACGTCGAGCGGCACCGGACGCCCCAGCGTGCTCGCGGCATTCACGAGGCGAGCGGCACTCGGTGAAAGTC
Protein-coding regions in this window:
- a CDS encoding PAS domain S-box protein; amino-acid sequence: MPEQSAERLTSFLLDQLPLPACLSDASGRVVFGNAAFTAHVGLELTSQRGGDFTSLLHPDDREHARRVPRDGRSDEIELRVRVRDGAYRWHRLRSLATFDGGRLAYVINTFHDVHAFKQAEVHAHSLFQTAPQIMWTKRPDEESTRLNRAWREYTGLRQESDGHGWLIAVHPGDREHVSRLHASSLARTEEFALDVRLRRHDGVYRWHHVVMRPLDGGGWLGTATDVHDRLQAEQTALEVITERVEAERAHFAADERFRAVFENAAVGVARVSFEGERFLEVNDALCAILGYGREELLATPWTAITSPQDVDLALASFRRMAAGELGSYTLEKRFVHKLGHVVWTQSTLSLVRDVHGQPDYGIGIIEDTSERKVTEARVRANAETFTNLVQNNPFGIYVVDADFRLTEVSRGARKVFENVRPLLGRDFAQVLRLIWTEPFASEAISRFRNTLATGEPYVSTRTNEQRQDVDETEAYDWRIERLILPDGRFGVVCYFYDLSERLAWEAKLQASEARLTAALDALPVGVVFSDASGHLMHDNAAHRALWGGAPETTSWKQYGEWIGWWPKSGARIQADEWAMARALLHGETVRGELVEYQLFGTNERRFFLNNAAPVLDSEGRVIGAVIAEQDVTEQITAERLLRENAERVQLALSAGAILGTWFWDLRANQVTVDEGFAVNFGLDPALGREGLSAERILETVHPDDLSGVVAAITEGIARGGPYAYQYRVRRLDGRYYWIEANGRVDHAEDGTPLSFPGVLLDVQERRSMLAALSEREERLRLATQAASIGTWDYDLVAGTLQWDARTKELFGLAPQADVAYEATFLANLHPDDRDRVEAAVAAALDPGGAGELNVEYRAIDHEDGAECWMAARGRAFVDGGRVVRFIGTVIDITERKYLEVELARQNAFQRSLLDSNADCIKVLDMDAHLVWMNEGGLDVMEVEDFQMCKNALWPTFWSGEAREHVEQALREAREGHVASFTGFCPTMKGTPRWWHVTVSPIRDEGGNVTRLLGVSRDITELHAKEQALRDLTATLEARVAERTAELSTANEALSRSNEELERFAYITSHDLQEPIRTVSSFAGLLEKRYAESLDERGLLYLSTLVKGAERMKALVDDLLTFSRVHGDAAPLKAVDLHQPLTEARARLARRLADTRAQLLVGELPMVLGDGPQLAQLFQNLVSNAVKFQALGTTPIVRITAEREGNAWHVRVADNGIGIEQAYLERVFELFKRLHSHDKFEGTGLGLGICQKIVERHGGRIWAESTVGQGSTFHFTLRAVDA
- a CDS encoding M15 family metallopeptidase, with the protein product MIHATRRFARRVVLLSLTFTSMPLGQGAAQEASLVAFDGTISKIDAATRARMTSSWHVGCPVSLERLRLLQLSYWGFDTKPHRGELVVHEEVASDVMAVMRALYEQRFPIEEMKLVDVYDGNDDKSMEANNTSAFNCRAVTGRPGVWSEHSYGRAIDINPVQNPYVRGRTVLPPSATAFENRARVRPGMIHANDRVVAAFTAIGWSWGGSWTSPKDYQHFSKSGR
- a CDS encoding ATP-binding protein, yielding MSVLHVRLLGPPQVRVDQNAPVTRFSHRKALALLAYLVLEPRPHTRSALAGLLWPDSEDATARSALRNTLSFLRDLLGEAADRLHARGSTVELRLQPDDELDCAFTLRDVALDEIDVRSLTLELLGGVPDAPDDAFGAWLVDARERVRRDAAALLQRAVEHHLGSGDAGGALDAASGWVTLEPHVEQAVLILMRLHVEAGRPDAARRVLEAHAAHVSHSFGARPSQALLDFAATLRTARVTSPVSSTPGVPRTAAFFGRTSELERMMGAFREAQREAGAVVIDGEPGIGKTRLVEAFLEQAAANGARVLRGRALETARFLPYHALTDILRSVLPDDLARTPLDPAGLAELTMLLPDLRERHPDLPEPSGDAAVASARRLAVIGEALKGAANGSPLVLFLDDVQWADQATLDAVAWLASRPEHREARRLLFLNVRREALAQPELRRWLAELPRAWRVTRISLGPLARDDGRAWLSSLVAGADLDRLESWMHARTAGQPLFMAETLRTLQDERVLLVDASGAVNVDAAALERIDDTPQGVRDAVQARLSRLSPSAARLVNAASTLGRPVPLDVLRAVCGFEEDDALDALDETSARGVLVEHGDVVVFTHDQLREVAAQDVTDARRRALHRRALEVLRSTGEASAMLAWHAREAHAWTDAVRFDLAAGRAAAKLAANTEAIAHFERALDVLQSSPRGFDRAALTGDEVFELFDALNVAYDDTEDRHPNRRAALVRMHAEGRERRDERLTVRALTELTVIHVWTPGEEEQAARCLEEAAALVTSGETRAWLESARFYVAVRHGDGEAQLRHARVALEEARRTDNEYLIGMCLANLSTALGYTRDWTVASRAALDAAEQLERAHNRLAAQRSAVTAAYGLWYADDLEGCVRVANASVLTSRELHSPQFEVSAMRPMLTGLTALGRTADLHAVLARFEALLEERDDEAFRALCLLDLAIARHALGQFGEARAAYLEVEATHTRVALPYFSDYAPSGLSDLAWREGRLDEAATFAKLAAARRGGGVVPLAFSGVASEVAALARSGDVTRAREVVGYFEYASESADAPLWQAWTTATLERHLGHAERAERLYSRAREHAEALRRPLLGLRLAGEHARLLGESNRTEEARTVAAWIAEAVEQHAKFLPNEVASSFRRAYEYRG